The Peromyscus maniculatus bairdii isolate BWxNUB_F1_BW_parent chromosome 6, HU_Pman_BW_mat_3.1, whole genome shotgun sequence genomic interval CACGAGTTGTGTCTGATGTATTTTCACTACACTGTTGATTTAATCCTCAGAAGAAGCCTGTCATGTACTTTGATCTCtgtttaacaaacaaaaaaattagagtGAGGCCTGCCCAAAGTTCTAGGGTTTTTAGGTGCAAGACCCTAATTCATCCCAGTTTGACTACTGAGCCAAAGTTCTAAACCACAGCACTGTTTGATGTCATCTTGAAAATGTCAACAGTAATTCCTGCTATACAGAGTTTCTGTAAAAAATTGAATGACTTAAACATGAAAGACTTGAATGACCTTCTTAAGGTCTCCCCCTGCTGGACCTTCAGTTTAAGAAGAACAACTAATAGAATTCCATTactagtttttatttaaaatcatcaaatctttttttttttgtttgtttaccacAGACTATGACTACCATTTATTTGGTGGTCttgaaaaatatattacatgttttTACTTTAACTAAGGTCTAAACAAAaggttttaaataaattacataatttttattaatttggaaaAGGAGGGCaccaaaataattctttttttttttttaattcttctctcatatattacatcccaagcacagtttccccttcctctctcccaaacaattcttttaaatttataaggAAATACAGGCAACTTCAGCATGGTTCAGAAGTCCACTTGAACAGCATTGTCTAGGTGGCAGGCTTAAGTGCTAACCTGTCAGAGACACCGTGCTGCTACTGTGTGAAACACAGAAGGCTGAAGAGGGAGCTAAACTAACTGCATGACACTGTTATCACTCAAGACATTGCATGCTGCTTAAAGTGGCCTCTACAGAAACTGATTTCTTCAAAGGgaacaaaatgtaaatatcttaaGCAGATGACTCTAAGTGTAACATAAAAGTGTTCTTCTCAAAGGCGTTTTTAAATATGAGTAATGCTTGGCAATAGTTCAGGTCCAGTGTAACCATTACCCACACAGCCTTTTGTGTAGCACAGCACTGACTGGTACAGATAGACACTTACAGTAATGGCACTTGTTAACTTGTTACTATATGAAGGCACTCCTCCAAGAACTTTAAGTGGTAGGCATGGCGGCACAGAGGAAGGGAAtttgagttcaaacccagcctagtctacatagcaagttctaagccagccagggctgtgtagtgagacctcatctcaaagtACTTTAAGTAAATTGATTCCTGTAATATCCTCATAATAGGTCACTATCACACTAGTAATTTCTCACTTCATAGTTGAGCTCTAAGTAGACATCCTGTCTAAGATCACAGAGCTAATTAATagatatgtttatatacatatttatgttcaACAAAGTTTTGAAGTTTACTTTGTAGCTATTTATTTGAActggaaatatttgtttttacacTTGTCTTTAATATGGAAAGTAGATGCAGTCTTTAAGAGCTTAATAGATTAGCATCAACTCTTTAAGCATACTATTCAAACATTCTATCATAGTTGTAGTTTatactatctttttaaaaagagtaaacccttagagcagtgttctcaaccttcctaatgctgtgaccctttaatacagttcctcatgttgtggtgaccccaaccataaaattattttcactgctgcttcataactgtaattttactacagttataaatcataatgtaaatatctgatgtgtggGATATGTTCAGTTAACCAAatctccacacacagacacacagacaggcctGAGGCAGTGGTGACTCTAGCTCCTGTCAAGTTAATAGAACCACCATTAGCCCGTTACACACTCTTGTACATTTACAGGCAAATTCTGTTCATTATCTCCACAAACCCTACTCATCACAGTATTGAAGGAAACCTAGTCCCTTCCTCCAAAGCTTTCATAGTTAAAATGCAATGAGGAGGAGAtgttttggttctttttattGAGCTTTTTAGTGGACTATTGATTTTCTCATTTAGAGCAACCCCTCCTTTAGAGCTAACTTAAGGTAAATGATAGCTTCTCAATCTCCTTACAGTGCAGAAGATATGGAAAGACAATGTCTGCTTAGTGTGGAGTGCCTTAAACAACAGAAAGGACCAGCAGATAATTAAAATTCAcatagttaatttaaatgtatggAAGTCTATTTGCCAGTTTAGTTCTCTCCCTTGATCTGGGTCAATGTAAtacttttaatgtgttttgtaGCATAAACATACAATCTGATAACTAGTTTCTATTACATTTCAGAATAGTGTCTTCATTATTTGTCCACATATAATGAACTTATTGTTTCCAGCGTActgagcacaaaaaaaaaaaagaatctgaaaatGTTGGAGGAAACAATACAGTAAAAACTTCAACTCCTTTGTAGTGTGAAAACTTTGATCTTAGTTTAACAGTGCTTAAATAATTAGTTTATTTCAAGGTTTATTActgttgtgtttatttattgCCATAGCTATTGTCACTGGAAAAATAGTAAGTGCTTAGTGTTGGAAAGTGTTGAGTATTTCTGACGTGGACCAAGTTTATAAATGTACTGTGTTGGTGTGATATGTCACAAtaacttctttattatttttatttgacctAGAAGCATTGCCTTTGTTCGTTCTTATAAATCGTTTGGGAATCCAGCTGTCTGGTTAGAAAACCCATGACCAACTTTTTGTCTTGGgtccattcccaacacccacatggtggctcacaaccatccctaactttAGTTctggaaatctgatgccctcttctgacctctgaggacaccaggcatgtacatagtATATAAACATCCATGCcaactgtcttagagtttctattgttatGGCAAAACATCACAACCAAAAGCACCTtttggaggaaaggatttattttgcttaacTTCCATaccatagtccatcattgaagaaagtcggCAGCAACATGGAGGCAGAAacggatgcagaggccatggaataatgctgcttactggcttgctcctggtGGCTTGTGCAGCCTGCCTTCCTATAGTACCCAAAATCACCAGTCCAAGAGTGGCACTGCTCATAGTgaactgagccctcccacatcaatcatcaagaaaatgcaccacttCCTTGCCCACAGAACAGTCTGATGAGGACATTTCCTCAAAGAAGGTTCTTCTTCCAGAATGagtctagcttatgtcaagttgacataaaactagacaaaacacttatacacataaaataaatattagaaaagaaTGGTTAGGCTTTGGCTGCTACAAAAAAAGGATCTCTACTGTTGGCTGTGTCTCACGTGAATTCACAGCACTGATTTGCATTTGAGTTTTATGATGTTTTTCCTCCAAAGAGAATGTGCAGCTCCTGTAGCTGCAAAAGCAATGCTGACTACTGAGTGTTTCAGTTGAATTTCATCAAAGAAAAGTATTTGTATTTGAGTCTTTTATAATGAGATTTTTactggtttttctgttttaacaCAGTACTTCCTATAATAATTACTTTTCAGAGATGGTGGtagtagagggctggagaggtaagagctactcttccagaggatctgagtttgattcccagctccccCACATCATGTAGCTCACATTATCCTGTGACTCCCCAGCTCCTGGGGACCTGAtgttcttttctggtctccacggcacactgcatatatgtgacagacACTCAGACAgctgcacataaataaaaatgccttTAGAAGTTGAATGTTGGACTTTTGTTTAATATTAAGCCATTGGTCACATGATATTAAAAGCAGTCTAAAGACTTCCCTAAAGCATCTCATTAAAATTCATTGTCAAGCCCCCTTGCTTCCTCAGTCCATTCCCAGTACAGCTGAAGTTCCTCTGCCATTCAGTATATGGTATGTACTCCTCATCTTACCTATGAGGGTATATCCGAGACGCTTAGTGGAATTCACTAGTACAGAGTGCACAGTATCTGAACTACCAGTAACATtattctttggggttttttttcgagacagggtttctctgtgtagaccaggctggcctcaaactcagaggttcacctgtctttgcctcctaagtactggcattaaaggcgtgtaccaccaccacctagttCAGTAACATTATTCTTGAACTTGACTTATTTGAACACAAGGTTGTGGAACTCTGTATTTTAGACAGCTACTAAGTGACTTACGGGTGGATAGCATGTATAACATGGATACACCAGAAAAGCAATTTCACATTTTGTTCAGGGCAAAGTAATATTTCAGCATGCTGCCCAAACATGCTTAATTTCAAACATTTACTTCTGGAATTGTGCGTTTATATTCTCAAATTGCAATTGGTGTCAGTAATTGAAACCATTATGGGACTCTTCAACTCTAGCTTGGTCTATAATGCTCTGACATTTTTTGGTAGGGGGTTCTATATATCTGCTCTGCTCTAAGCTTACATTATGGTACTTCTTCACAGTCTTGCCTGAAATGAAACCCCAGAGTCTCATACATGCTTGCCAAGTGCTCTCTCCCCTGAGAGAGCAGCTCTGTAAGTCTATTCCAGTTTGTAAGTGTCCTGGTTTTCATTTTACAGCTGTATGCAGGAGCTATCCTTGAAGTCTGTGGATGAAAACTGGGGAGGTTCCCTCAAGTCCAAGGTAGGTAGCAATCATTTAAAATTGTCATTTGCAAGAATAATTTCATTAAACATTCCCAGGAATGTGGATTTTCAGAAGTACACTCTGCAGCAGTATATGAATGTTCTCCATTCTTTTTTCCAGAGGTGGAGTTTTAATAGAAATTGATGTCACCCAAGTTATTTACTATACACAAATACAACCCAATAAGTTAGATTTAAAATAGAAGAGCATGAAGTGattctttctttagaaagatactCTTATCAGGTATAAATTTTAGGATAGCTTTTCTTTTAGCAGATAGAAATAGAATCCCTTTAAATAGCACATTCTAGTATATTTTTTAGTGGAAGTTACAGAACATTGCATTAAGGTAAAGTAAGTCTATACAGTATGACAAACCAGCATGAATTAATTACTACAGAATTTAGAGATGCATTAGAGAGTTGTTGTGTGTGTCATCACAGGGAATTTTAGTGATAAATATGTTAAGAGATAATTGTCGAGTCTGTTCTTACAGTTAACATCAAACTGTGATAATCCTAACATCTCCAGGAAGCCTTCACTAAGGTTTTCTAGTTTAGCCTTGCATGTTTACACTGAAAATCAGCTTTATGAGTAGTCACAGCATGGTGgcgcatgtttttaatcccaccacttgggaagcagagccaagcgGGTCTCCGAGTTCAAGAATAGCCTCATCTGCAAaataagttccaagacagccagagagagctacacagtgaaactctgtctcaaaatcaccaaaaaagaaaaaagagagaaaaaaagaaaatcatctttaTGAAACAGACTCCTGTTTGAGGCAGCTCCTTTTTGGTTTGGCTGGTGCTTTGGGTTGGGTCTCATGGTCATCCGGCAGGCTGTACACAAGCCTGtgaagctggagtcacaagcGTGTGCCATATGGCTAGCTTTCTTCTGAAGTTGAAATACATTGCGGCTCTCTTTGTGTACCTAATCTGTTGTGGGTTTTGGCACAGACTCAGTCCTCCATGttcccctcagcctcctgactgctctGCCTGTAGCTGTGCACCACCCTGTGTTGAACTCAGTCCTCTtgcaccaccccccaccccccacctcccccccgaCCCGCCCAGTACCATGCTTACAGCTGTGCACGCCCCATATTTCAATTCCTGTAGAGTTTCTCAGTTGTCCTTcattactttataaaatatattgtgaAACTGTCTTCAAAGTACAAACCGTGCTCACTGATCCCAGGTAGGAAATGGTGGTGACTGGTAttcctcttacattttaaaaattaagatactTAGTTTCTTCCAGaatcaaaaagaaagcaaagctcaTCTTGAAAGGGTGCATGGTCCCACCATTTTCATGGGTTTCACCTTCTGTTTGCTTATTGAACAATTCCAGCACAAAATGTGATTGTAAAGTACAGTAATTAAACAATATTATAGATTCAAATGACAACCTTTTATAAAAACTCTCTGTCAGGATTTTGCTTATAACTTGCAAAGCATCGTGAGACTTCCCTCCTGACTGACTGATTAGACTCGGTATTTATATTGGTGGATTAAGGACATTACTGCATTCAGAACTAAGAGGGAGACACCACACTGGACTTGAGAAACTGTCCTTTTGTTCCTGACTGGCTAAAGGTCAAACTATTTTGTTgccttttttagcttttttttttttttttttttttaaatctgtgctaAAGATGGGGCCCGAGACCTTATACATTCGTGCCGGCATTCTGCTGCTGAGCTGTGTCCCTAGCACTCTGAGCATGCATTTTAATGTACTTCTTCAGTTTACCTTCTCTATCAAAACATGTTAGATTTAGTAATAAGTTATGTTTCATGAGAACAGGAAAAAGTCCCTTTGGAGTCTCTAAattatttatgttaaaaaaaaagggcACGGTTTCATCTTTAAGtggatttttaaatgttcagttccttcatttttttttttttggtttttcgagacagggtttctctgtgtagctttgtgcctttcctggagctcacttggtagcccaggctggcctcgaactcacagagatccgcctggctctgcctcccgagtgctgcgattaaaggcgtgcgccaccaacgcccggccagttCCTTCATATTTATTACCCATATCTTTGTCACTCCAACATAGTGAAATCTTTTTCTGAACTCAAAAGTGCTTGTTGCCTATTGTTAACGTAGTAGCATTTGGGCTGAGATATATCTTAGTGGTCGAGTGGCTCCCCAGAGCACTAGCCTGAGGGCTTGCTGGGTTTGATCCTTGGCATCAAACAAGGTAGGGGTAGGAGGGAGAGGATGACAATATTAATATTCATTTgtcttggtgctggggattgaatctcaAGCCCCAAACacggttttactttgttttaatttCCAGTGTGCACAACACTGGGCTGGATAACATTTTCATACAGGTATATAACAGCATGTCTCCACCCTccacttctctcccctcccattgGTCCCCTTGGTTCTCTAGACAGTTTCCCTTCTACTTCTGTGTCATGGACAGACTCAGTCTATAAAATCTAGGAGCCAAAATGTTGGTCTTCCTGAGGCTGACTCCATTCACTTAATATGACATTTTTTTACAGgtacctttattttttattattattagacaGGAGGTCTAAGAAAGTCATAGCCTTCATGGCATTGAAGAACCTGTGCTGTCATGTATCATGTACAATACAATGTATATATAAACTCTCGAATGTTAAAAGCTTCATTTACTACTTGTAAGGCATGACTTGCTGTTACCATACTCCACTCTTTCAGAGTTACGCTTCTGGGTCTATGTttagcagaaaagaaaatctactgGGATTGATCATTAGTGATTCATCATGGCATTCCTTTTAAGCCTGTTCACTCAGTCCAGCCCATtcaaggcggtggtggcgcacgcctttaatcccagcactcgggaggcagaggcaggcggatctctgtgagttcgaggccagcctgggctaccaagtgagttccaggaaaggcgcaaagctacacaagagaaaccctgtctcgaaaaaaaccaaaaaaaaaaaaaaaaaaaaaggcatttgaatGAATGGAAATTATTAAATGTACTGACAGCTATGCTTGGTGTATAAGAAAGATTTTAAATAGTCTTTTCCCATAGCGGTCTCTCACATGGCTGAAAAGGTGGCTGGAATAGCTGGAAGTATGTTAGGTGGTGTTTTGCCGGGCATGCATATAGGATTAGCCAATCAGGTAGTCTAAGATACGATGTTTACTGGCTgcatcacatttttattttcagtctatttgggttttttcccccttttttgtaaGATCTCTTTTTATCTGTTAATTTACAATTTTtacctatttttttatttgtactctTGAATTTTGTTAATAGCAGTGTTCTGCTGCCCTGAAATTCCTATTTTTATGTAAACATATCTATAAAACATTTCCTTTAGGACCATACATAAGAGAAgagttttttatttcatattcagTAAGTTCTTTGTATAACTTTGAAAGTTTTCCACGCCCCTCCTTTTTAGTCACATCACAGTTTAGGGGGATTATTTGTTAAGTGTCTTCTTCACTTATAAACTTAATAAGGGTGggggttatatatatattttacgtACCTTTGCCTTTGCTGCCTGGAGCATAATAAACATACAGTAAATATCTTGGCGAATTTAAGTTTTTACTCCATCTATAATATAGGTGATATAGGTCCTTggttttttctaaatatttgacGATTTCCCATTGAATAACTCACACAAGCACATCTTCAAGTGTGTATCTCCCTACCACCCCACACCCTTGCTTCTCTTTGTAACTTCATCACATGAAGACTCTTCCAGGTATTTCTGATTCAGCTTAACTGTTCTAGGATGGTAATCATGTATGGGTAAACTGATTTCTCCTCATCTTTCTTTTGAACTGTCCTAGCTGTTCACAGCTGAGCTGTGTTATTATTCTGTTAAGCCCACAAAACTACCGTTGGAATCTGGGATATTGATTAATTTGAAACAATGTCTTAAATATTTAGATAGGGATGGCTCTACATTTATTCATCATTTGTTTAAATTTACTTAGTTTTCACCTAGGGCGTATTTGGTTTCATTCAACATATTGGATTAATCTCATAGCTAGCTTGGATTTAGACATGACccatttgaatctttttttttcttttaagcttttGTCAGAAGCGATAAGCCCAAACTGTTCAGAGGTCTACAGATCAAGGTAAGGGGCCATGGTGGGATCTTTTAATTTACTAGAGATTTTTAAAGACTAGTTTGTGATTTACCAAAAAAGCTGAGTCAAATGTTTCGAAAGACTTTGACGCTATTATCCCGCCCTAAACTTCTCACTATAATACCCTGGGTCGGGGTGGTGTGGTGCACTGTCTGAAATTAAAAGCactgttttgttcttctttaaaaatgctgtttTGTGGTGcgttttcatattttatataagcTTGCTTTAACCAAATTGGAAATGGCTAGATTGTCTTAAACTTACAACTTCCTACTGTTGGCAATAGATTGGTCATTAATCTTTCtcgccttccccccccccccccctaggtttctctttgtagctttggagcctgtcctggacctcactttgtaggccaggctggcctcaaactcacagagatccacctgcccttgcctcccgagtgctaggattaacggtgtgcactaccactgcccggctagagaTTGGTCATTAATCTTACCCACAGTTTTTgtcatataatatttaaaataagtctgCTTTTAAAGCCAGTAAGACAATGGCTATGTATCTGAGCCGCAGCAACAATTTGTCTGCCCTTGGAACTGGCTGTAGGTAGTTTCTAGATTCTGTAGTTAAGATTGTGTGGCTGTGTTCTGAGGTAGTGAGCCACATGTGCCCGCACTGTTGACTTTGTAGTTTAAACCCCCACTAGTAATTGGGAATAAGCTaagtgcttagcatgtgcaaggctctagcaccacaaaacataaaaagatgATAATAATATCAGAaagcattattattttctttatttatttaatgccgGATGCTGTTTattaaaggagggaagaggccttaaatacaggcttacagcacaatgggagaaccccggagggcagaagttcgctaccgatgttttacagtcttgcatctaagctgttaacttACCCTTACCTCCACAGCTAGAGTTAAAACGTTAAAAACTGAAGCATGTAggtgctagagaggtggctcagcagttaggagtacttgctactctcacagaggacccacgTCTGTTCACAACACCTGCATGGCCACTCACACCTGTAACTCCCACCTCCAGAGAATTCAGGGTCCTCTTTGGCCTCTGAAGAcggcacacccacccacacaatcAGTAACTGACTCTTTAGAAACAGAAGCATGGCATCTGAAAGGAAGTACCTTACTTAGCCCTGCTATTTCTTTTGTTGTAGTTTTCCATAATTTGGAAACAGATTTGATCTCAACAAGTGTGTTCAATTTATTTTCCTAATTGTTCTGCATTTGTCTGTCACTACCATTCAGTGTTAAGATCACTGAATATGAGAGAGCCATGTCTGTAATACCTGCCACATTCAATAATAGGCTTTAAAATCCCACTTAAAGTATCTCTATACCAACAGATACTTTGCTCTTTGGATATAACATGTAGTTTTCTTAATTCTTACAGTTTTTGAAATCACATTCAAGTCTTTGCTGTAAAAGACTTCCTGTTGATTAGATAAAAGCTGTTAAAATGATTAGCATAGTTAATTCAGCCATTTTGATCTTGCTTGAGAGTCAAAAGCCTCCTTCTAAGCAGGAAATGATGATATCTCTGGTCTTTGTAGTATGTTCGCGGTTCAGACCCTGTCCTAAAGCTTTTGGACGACAACGGGAACATTGCTGAAGAACTAAGCATCCTCAAGTGGAACACAGACAGTGTGGAAGAGTTTCTCAGCGAGAAGTTGGAGCGCGTATAAACCTTGCTTAGTTGTTCTTTTCTTACCAAGTGAACTGTCAGAGCACCTAGAAAATAACTGAGTTTTGCATGCTTACATTGGTCAGTCTTTATGTATGCCATTAATCTTCTAATTAGAAGTTGAAGTAGCACCACAGCCTGTAATATGTAAGGAGCTGGCAGGCTTACCAAAATCCATTTCTTAGTCATTTCTATTCTTCTGAACTTGTTGATATCCCTAATGAAATGCTTTGTAAGAGGCTTCTGGTTAATTATGCAAATACTAGCTTATGATAATTGGTCCAGTTTTATAAACAACAGAATCTTAAATAAGGGAAGGTAATAAAGGAGATGCCTCCTTTACTGTGTGCTCTGTTGAAAGTAATTGATAGAAAACTACAAAACAAGTAAGATATACTGAGCCTCAACAATGTGCCTGCTCCTCAGAGCCCCTCAGATCTTTTCTAttgcctggctttctttttagTAGAAATACTTGTGCCACGCAAAATTTTTGTAGCCTTATTATTACGGAACAGATTGAATATCTACAGTAAGAGTGTAATACTCATAAAGGTTTGCATTAATGAGGATTACACAGAAAACCTTTGGTAAGGGTTTGTGTAGATCTGATAATTGgcaaatttttatgtttttaaatattcttacaGAAGAGTTCCATTTAAGAATGTTCACTTATAGgaccaaaatataaataaaaactttcaaaaatgtTTGAATTTGAAATTACTCTGGTTTGTCTTTTCATGTTTCTCAATGCGTGCCTGTTTTTCATGTAAGCTCTTTTTTAAGCCAAACTACAAAAATGACTGTACTATTGGGAACTTAATAGCTTTTAATTACAGTGTGGAGTGgttattaatttaaaagatgTCTTGTCATGTAACATCTAAAATGAGTCTTTTTAGTCAGTAAGACAACCAATACAAACTTGTATGGCTTGGCTCATCAAAATAGTGTGAGGGATCCTCGCAAAGGATACTCTGCATTTGATCATCTGCAGTAATGCCAAGGGCCTGTGATTTGACAGTCCAGGTCTTGTGAATGTACCACTGCTCCTTAGCGGTTATTGCTATTTTAGAACAAGAGGGAGATTAAGCCGCT includes:
- the Selenof gene encoding selenoprotein F isoform X1 gives rise to the protein MAARQAGWLRPALGLRLLLVTAFQAVSALGAEFSSEACRELGFSSNLLCSSCDLLGQFNLLQLDPACRGCCQEEAQFETKKLYAGAILEVCGUKLGRFPQVQAFVRSDKPKLFRGLQIKYVRGSDPVLKLLDDNGNIAEELSILKWNTDSVEEFLSEKLERV